In one window of Haliaeetus albicilla chromosome W, bHalAlb1.1, whole genome shotgun sequence DNA:
- the LOC138683575 gene encoding LOW QUALITY PROTEIN: uncharacterized protein (The sequence of the model RefSeq protein was modified relative to this genomic sequence to represent the inferred CDS: deleted 2 bases in 1 codon) — protein sequence MSDNKVACLKEALFDFLGKHKARPSVLGIDWAQGNWYNLQSVIDRMVALQKDARVQSGKGKAIVCAVLGASVAAAVEDRDCHLTAESQIIESLQNLVQSLMGQVAGLKAQLEAEKNQVKHLQIALKEQLLASTVCEEIPPRSEIGYPFKDLQAAKERVEKLELPSLRPLVKTEYTYDDGQDQFPQVTTKEVPYTATELAKLKKEFGRTPKESETEYVWRVSLSGGDQILLSEKEAEGYWGPGVFLTTGNHRAPWSLTQRAAYWAGGLNPLERGEPLAITGTVDQLVESVQKAACLQMTYDQKLDPRQESPMMMSVDPERVTPLIRGLPDSLKPFGIQLQEKIQAMPQGESVAAASGGFTPDQHRRPPDKKMWTWREVAQELIKYGHKYGPVNPPATKTDSRGLRRAEVKIVPCPGSDKRTPLAKPPGVGRDIPNKRNILWARGYQKGIPRDLMDGMPTDKLEKLVTGRPDKSANRKVDFENTTLSAPSLIDVSETNATQEPAGN from the exons ATGAGTGATAACAAAGTTGCCTGTTTGAAAGAAgctttgtttgattttttgGGAAAACATAAAGCGCGACCCTCTGTGCTTGGGATAGACTGGGCTCAGGGAAATTGGTATAATCTGCAGAGCGTTATTGATCGAATGGTCGCTTTACAGAAAGATGCTAGAGTGCagtcagggaaaggaaaagcaattgtctGTGCCGTTCTCGGTGCCAGTGTGGCTGCAGCAGTGGAGGATAGGGATTGCCACCTCACTGCAGAATCTCAAATTATTGAATCCCTCCAAAATCTTGTTCAGTCCCTTATGGGACAAGTGGCGGGATTAAAAGCACAacttgaagcagaaaagaaccaagtgaaacatttgcaaattgCTCTTAAGGAGCAGCTCCTTGCGAGTACTGTCTGTGAGGAAATTCCTCCAAGATCAGAAATTGGCTACCCCTTTAaggacctgcaggcagcaaaagagagagtggagaaGTTAGAGCTGCCTTCATTGCGACCTTTAGTCAAAACTGAATATACTTATGATGATGGGCAGGACCAGTTCCCCCAAGTTACAACTAAAGAGGTCCCCTATACTGCCACTGAGTTGGCAAaactaaaaaaggaatttggccGAACCCCTAAGGAGTCAGAAACGGAGTATGTGTGGAGAGTATCGTTGTCG GGGGGGGACCAGATTCTGTTGAGTGAAAAGGAGGCGGAAGGGTATTGGGGACCGGGAGTGTTTTTAACTACTGGGAATCACCGTGCCCCCTGGTCTTTAACCCAACGGGCAGCCTATTGGGCGGGAGGTTTGAACCCCTTGGAGAGGGGGGAGCCCCTCGCGATTACAGGGACTGTTGATCAATTAGTGGAGAGTGTGCAAAAGGCAGCTTGTCTGCAGATGACATATGATCAAAAATTAGACCCTAGGCAGGAGTCCC caaTGATGATGTCGGTGGATCCTGAGCGAGTGACTCCCCTTATACGGGGACTCCCTGATTCTCTGAAACCGTTTGGTATAcaattacaagaaaaaatacaggCAATGCCCCAGGGCGAGAGTGTTGCGGCTGCTTCAGGAGGATTCACGCCTGACCAGCACCGCCGCCCCCCAGATAAGAAAATGTGGACCTGGAGAGAAGTGGCCCAGGAATTAATTAAGTATGGGCACAAGTATGGTCCTGTTAACCCTCCAGCCACCAAAACAGACTCCAGGGGCTTGAGGCGGGCTGAAGTAAAAATAGTTCCATGCCCTGGGAGTGATAAGAGAACACCCCTTGCTAAACCGCCGGGGGTGGGGAGAGATATCCCGAACAAACGTAATATACTGTGGGCGCGGGGATACCAGAAGGGGATCCCGCGTGACTTAATGGACGGGATGCCAACAGACAAATTGGAAAAATTGGTAACAGGGCGGCCTGATAAATCAGCAAATAGAAAAGTGGATTTTGAGAATACTACTCTTAGCGCACCCTCCCTGATTGATGTATCAGAAACAAACGCCACCCAAGAGCCGGCGGGAAACTAG